A section of the Phaseolus vulgaris cultivar G19833 chromosome 8, P. vulgaris v2.0, whole genome shotgun sequence genome encodes:
- the LOC137826567 gene encoding phenolic glucoside malonyltransferase 1-like — MKVVEVFNVAPTSESNELPAQTTLPLTFFDILWLRLPPVQRIFFYEFPHPTPLFFDTLLPKLKHSLSLALAHFFPLAGHLTWPLHSQNPIITYKTGDNVSLTVAESHADFNHLAGTDLSEAREIHHLLPHLTISHDEANVLALQVTLFPNSGFSIGVTSHHAVLDGKTSTSFIKSWAYLCREQQQSPFSLPPELSPFYDRKVVQDPNHLEQKYLSDWLKQDGPNNRSLLVWDLQVPEDATRGVFHLSRSDLEKLKQIVVSKKKGNSSNLRLSTFVLSVGYAWVCRVRAEETKNKTVMLALNVDCRARLEPAVPETYFGNCVGGRFAIAETSEILGEEGLIVAVDAVNEGLESLKEGALSGAESWTRLLLEGMKGDVKMIGIAGSPRFDAYSNDFGWGRPKKVEMASIDKTGAFCLSDSRSGDGVEIGFVSTKEAMFTFGSLLLDSLQS; from the coding sequence ATGAAAGTGGTAGAGGTGTTCAACGTAGCTCCAACTTCAGAATCAAATGAGTTACCAGCTCAAACAACACTTCCCCTCACCTTCTTTGACATATTATGGCTAAGGTTGCCTCCTGTTCAACGCATCTTCTTCTATGAATTTCCTCATCCAACTCCTCTCTTCTTTGATACCCTTCTTCCCAAACTCAAacactctctctctcttgcGCTTGCCCACTTTTTCCCTCTTGCTGGACATCTCACTTGGCCCCTTCACTCCCAAAACCCCATCATCACTTACAAAACCGGTGACAACGTTTCCCTAACTGTAGCTGAATCTCACGCTGATTTCAACCATCTAGCAGGCACGGATCTTTCTGAGGCTAGAGAAATCCACCACCTTCTACCCCACTTGACCATATCCCATGATGAAGCAAATGTTTTAGCCTTGCAAGTCACTCTATTTCCAAACTCTGGATTTTCCATAGGAGTAACCTCACACCATGCTGTTCTAGATGGCAAGACTTCAACATCGTTTATCAAATCCTGGGCTTATCTTTGTAGAGAACAACAGCAATCACCCTTTTCTCTACCACCCGAACTCTCTCCATTTTATGACAGGAAAGTAGTCCAAGACCCCAATCATTTAGAACAAAAATATCTCAGTGATTGGTTAAAACAGGATGGACCCAACAACAGAAGCCTCCTAGTTTGGGATCTGCAGGTCCCAGAAGATGCAACAAGAGGCGTGTTTCATCTCTCTCGTTCAGATCTTGAAAAGCTGAAGCAGATTGTGGTGTCCAAGAAGAAAGGAAACAGCAGCAACCTTCGGTTGTCAACGTTTGTGTTATCCGTTGGTTATGCTTGGGTTTGCAGGGTGAGAGCAGaggaaacaaaaaacaaaacgGTGATGCTGGCTTTGAACGTTGACTGCAGGGCGCGTTTGGAGCCAGCAGTTCCCGAAACGTATTTTGGGAACTGTGTAGGGGGGAGGTTTGCAATTGCTGAAACAAGCGAGATATTGGGAGAGGAAGGACTGATTGTGGCAGTGGATGCAGTGAATGAGGGTTTGGAAAGTCTGAAGGAGGGAGCGCTGAGTGGAGCAGAAAGTTGGACAAGGTTGTTGCTTGAAGGTATGAAAGGTGATGTGAAGATGATTGGCATTGCTGGGTCACCAAGGTTTGATGCTTACAGTAATGACTTTGGTTGGGGAAGACCAAAGAAGGTTGAGATGGCTTCCATAGACAAAACTGGGGCATTTTGTTTATCAGATAGCAGAAGTGGTGATGGTGTTGAGATAGGGTTTGTGTCCACCAAAGAAGCAATGTTCACTTTTGGGTCTCTCCTTCTCGATTCCCTTCAATCTTGA